A region of the Anaerolineae bacterium genome:
AAACTCTGGGCGTGCCAGGTCCGTCCCCCCTCGTGAAAGTAGTAACCGCACGCTCCGACCACCCGTCCCCCGCTGAGACGCCCCAGGATAGCGGCCGTTTTGGGCGTCAATGGACTTTCGCGCACGATCACGCCCCGGTACCGCGACAGGGGTTTGCCGCGCCCCCACAGGCGCATGGCCGTGGTGGCCGCGGCGCCGGTCACCTGCTCCAGGGCGTGAATGCCCACGATGACGCCCAGAATGCTACCCACCCGTGGCGCTCGTTCACCCAAGCCCTTCAAACCCAAAAAGGCCCCGGTGATCTATTCGACCCGTTCCGGGATTTGGTCCAGACCGGTCAAGTCCCGGTAGGTACTCCAGCTGCCCAGGGTATTGAGGTAGCGGCTGACCTGGCCCCAGATACCGTTGCGCCGGGCAGCGTTGCCGGCCCGCCGCCCATTTTTCTCACAACTCAAGATTTTCCTCCCGGCGGCCAGTGCAGGTGCGCCTTCTGTGCGTTCCAACGTAACTGCGAAATAAGCAGTTTTTCCAACGTAAACGCGAAAAAAGTACCCATGTTGCTTCTCAAAATTCCAATGTAACTGCGAAATATGAGACAAAATTGGGCGGCAGAGTGGTATCTACCACCCAATTCTGCTTTAGCCAGATTTTGGTTTGATTCGCCGAATTGCTTTTCCAGCGTAATCGCGAAAAAAGTTCACTTTTTGTACCCTTGGATTTTCCAGCGTAACCGCGAAATATTCTCCCTGAAATCGGCGTTTCAACTGAATTGTGAACGAATTTAGAGTAAAACAGGTTCGACCGTTGAACTTTTTTCGCACTTACATTGGAATCTTGGATTTTTCACACTCCATAAAATGCGTTTTTTAGCCTGTTTGAACTTTTTTCGCACTTGTACTGGATTCGGTAACTTTTTTCGCACTTACACTGGATTATTTCGCGTTTTGTCTCGGAAAATGATCAATACAGCCTTATTCAGTTTTTCCGATATTTCAGTTAATCGACCACAAAATTAGTCATGCTGAGCGAATACAATCAAATCTTGCGTCCAAATTTGCGGCAATTAGTCAAATTCTTGGGTTTCCCAAACTTTCATTTCATTTCGCAGTTACTTTGGAACGTACAGGATGATTATCTGTACCACCTTATTCGTGCGCGACGGGAAAATGTGGGTGAAGCCAACGATCTGCTGGGGCAGTTGGTTACCGACCCCGATCTGAGCGACGAATTGATCCGCGACCAGTTGCTGACTATGCTCATCGCCGGTCACGATACCAGTACGGCTTTACTGGCGTGGGTATGGTATCTGTTGGGAAGCCATCCAGAGGCGATGCAGCGAATACAAATTGAAGTTGACTCGGTGTTAGGAGGTAACTCGCCGTCACCTGCTCAATTATCCCAACTGTGTTATCTGGAGCAGGTGGTCAAAGAAACGCTACGGCTTTATCCACCCATTCACCTCGGTACACGCATGGCTGCAACAGATTTGGAGTTTCAGGGATATCGAATTCCAGCGGGGCAGCGAGTGCTTTATTCAATCTATCTCTCGCACCGGCATCCAAAGTATTGGTCCAAGCCGAATCAATTTGACCCCGATCGGTTTTCCCCGGAGCGGGAAAAAGCTCTACCGCCCTTTCTTTATGTTCCTTTTGGCGGCGGGGCGCGGATTTGTTTGGGCTTTCTGTTTTCTCAAATTGAGGCGAAAGTGGTTTTGGCCCGAATCTTGCAGAATTTCACCCTGGAGTTAATTGATGAGAAGGTGAGTCCACATATGGGAGCGACATTGGAGCCTAGACCTGACGTAATGATGCGGATTCATCAACGTTAAAAGGATGTTACGCAGAGTTTCACAGTGAATACGCAGAGAAAAATATTGATATTCTCTGTGTATCCCTGTGATGGCTCCGTGTAACTCTGTGTCCCATAAACTGGAGTTTATCGTGACTTACTTCGGCTTTTTAGCCTTGTTTTTACTTATACCATTAGTAGTGCTGGGGGTGTTAACCTGGCGAGACCATCGCCGGGGCGTTACTTTGCCCAAAGCGTTGCAGAACTATCCGGCGTGGATAGTTTTGGTAGCGCACGTTATTGTGGCTGTAGTTTATACCACGCCGTGGGATAATTATCTGGTCGCCACTGCTGTGTGGTGGTACGATCCCGCATTGGTTACCGGAATAACTATCGGTTGGGTACCGATTGAAGAATATACCTTTTTTATCCTGCAAAGCTTTTTGGCCGGATTGTGGCTGCTCTATTTGGCTCGTCGGATGAAGTTTGGCACCGGGGTTATTGCGTGTGCTCAACAGATCCGCAGGATTTCAACATTATTTTTGGGGTTGATCTGGTTGGTTTCAGTGGGTCTACTGGTGAGCGAATGGTCACCGGGTACGTACCTGGCCTTGATTTTGGTGTGGGCCTTGCCGCCCATCATGTTGCAAACCGTCTTTGGTGCCGACATTCTCTGGCGTCATCGGCGGTTGGTTGTGTCCGCGCTATTACCGCCGCTGATCTATCTCAGCATTGCTGATGCGTTGGCTATTACTGCGGGAACGTGGACAATCAGCCCGGCGCAATCATTGAACATTTATTTGGCCGGATATTTGCCTCTTGAGGAATTCATTTTCTTTTTGATCACCAATGTGTTGGTGGTGTTTGGCATGACCTTGGTGTTGGCCAGAGAGAGTCAAGCCCGAGTACCGGCAGTGCTGCGCAATCAATTAGCAAAAATCAGCTGAAGTTTTTTTCCACTGCTGTTCTTAATGTCTCGCCCTTTTCCGTGGTAAATTCCCCTTCTGTTTTCCATAATACCTTGCCCGCTGAAGTAAGCAGAAGCACGTAAATACTTTGCTCATGCGGTATTCCCAATGCGGCCCGAAAATTTGTTTTATCGAGATACAGCGTTACCGTGCGTTCGCGCGCTTTGGGATTGGGAATCCCTGCGCGCATACCTTCATTGATGAATGTCCGGCTTAAAATA
Encoded here:
- a CDS encoding lycopene cyclase domain-containing protein, with amino-acid sequence MTYFGFLALFLLIPLVVLGVLTWRDHRRGVTLPKALQNYPAWIVLVAHVIVAVVYTTPWDNYLVATAVWWYDPALVTGITIGWVPIEEYTFFILQSFLAGLWLLYLARRMKFGTGVIACAQQIRRISTLFLGLIWLVSVGLLVSEWSPGTYLALILVWALPPIMLQTVFGADILWRHRRLVVSALLPPLIYLSIADALAITAGTWTISPAQSLNIYLAGYLPLEEFIFFLITNVLVVFGMTLVLARESQARVPAVLRNQLAKIS
- a CDS encoding cytochrome P450, which translates into the protein MLSEYNQILRPNLRQLVKFLGFPNFHFISQLLWNVQDDYLYHLIRARRENVGEANDLLGQLVTDPDLSDELIRDQLLTMLIAGHDTSTALLAWVWYLLGSHPEAMQRIQIEVDSVLGGNSPSPAQLSQLCYLEQVVKETLRLYPPIHLGTRMAATDLEFQGYRIPAGQRVLYSIYLSHRHPKYWSKPNQFDPDRFSPEREKALPPFLYVPFGGGARICLGFLFSQIEAKVVLARILQNFTLELIDEKVSPHMGATLEPRPDVMMRIHQR